The following are encoded together in the Arcobacter aquimarinus genome:
- a CDS encoding ferric reductase-like transmembrane domain-containing protein translates to MKRLVIYLVTFLPFVYLSTRLFIFENVNDPIKYIYTITGVTATVILFFSIIISLIKEKINLMKYRKEVGLIGFFYSFLHLLNFVIFDASFDLVFILEQTLEKPFIYLGMIAFFILLFMAITSTKLLFKKYNKYHRFVYLSLILITIHWIMAQKSLNIEQIIYIIMILIIVYYKLYQYILRNNRLNI, encoded by the coding sequence ATGAAAAGATTAGTTATATATTTAGTCACCTTTTTACCTTTTGTTTATTTATCAACTAGACTATTTATATTTGAAAATGTTAATGACCCAATTAAATATATTTATACAATAACAGGAGTAACAGCAACTGTTATTTTATTTTTTTCTATAATTATCTCTTTAATAAAAGAGAAAATAAATTTAATGAAATATCGAAAAGAAGTAGGGCTTATAGGATTCTTTTATAGTTTTTTACATCTTTTAAATTTTGTTATTTTTGATGCTTCTTTTGATTTGGTTTTTATTTTAGAACAAACTTTAGAAAAGCCTTTTATTTATCTTGGAATGATTGCTTTTTTTATACTTTTATTTATGGCAATTACATCTACAAAACTATTATTTAAAAAATACAATAAATATCATAGATTTGTTTATTTATCATTGATTTTAATTACAATTCATTGGATAATGGCTCAAAAATCTTTGAATATAGAACAAATTATATATATTATTATGATTTTAATTATTGTGTATTATAAACTTTATCAATATATTTTAAGAAATAACAGACTCAATATATAA
- a CDS encoding S24 family peptidase, with translation MKYNNIIEIEYNDYINGKSIKKVFELEKNLIKEDYSESSLFVSKVEGESMQPLIKDNAFVIADLSKKEFINEDIFLIFKENKMWIKKAFILNEEELFVSINPKFSHLKYKKEDCRIIAKVLLFFNDA, from the coding sequence ATGAAATATAATAATATTATAGAAATTGAATATAACGATTATATAAATGGTAAATCTATAAAAAAAGTGTTTGAATTAGAGAAAAATTTAATAAAAGAAGATTATTCTGAATCATCACTTTTTGTTTCAAAAGTTGAAGGTGAATCTATGCAACCTTTAATAAAAGATAATGCCTTCGTTATTGCAGATTTATCTAAGAAAGAATTTATAAATGAAGATATTTTTTTAATTTTCAAAGAAAATAAAATGTGGATAAAAAAAGCATTTATACTAAATGAAGAAGAGCTTTTTGTATCAATAAATCCAAAGTTTTCTCATTTAAAATATAAAAAAGAAGATTGTAGAATAATTGCAAAAGTTTTATTGTTTTTTAATGACGCTTAA
- a CDS encoding tetratricopeptide repeat protein translates to MLTNLLKFLLFSFLSLQTLNASSVVNDGFEELKKGNVLEAANIFSNACDAGASSGCYNLGLMYYKGKDIAQNYPKAAEFFTKACDDGHNTACYNLAYMYQNAQGVRLDSLKALELYKKTCQAGVNAACYNIANMYEIADGIEKDLFKTVEYLVKACNLNHSKACYNLAVKYNNEDGVEKNPLKAANLYEKSCDLGYSNACYNLGVMYLNGEYFTKNQDLASSLFKKACDMNLDIACEAYKNLNN, encoded by the coding sequence ATGCTAACAAATCTACTTAAATTTTTATTATTTTCATTTTTAAGTTTACAAACTTTAAATGCTTCATCTGTTGTGAATGATGGATTTGAAGAGTTAAAAAAAGGAAATGTTTTAGAAGCTGCGAATATTTTTTCAAATGCTTGTGATGCTGGTGCTAGTTCGGGTTGTTATAATTTAGGATTAATGTATTACAAAGGTAAAGATATAGCTCAAAACTATCCAAAAGCGGCAGAATTTTTCACAAAAGCTTGTGATGATGGGCATAATACGGCTTGTTATAATTTAGCTTATATGTATCAAAATGCTCAAGGTGTAAGACTTGATTCTTTAAAAGCATTAGAACTTTATAAAAAAACTTGTCAAGCAGGAGTAAATGCAGCTTGTTACAATATAGCAAATATGTATGAAATTGCCGATGGAATAGAAAAAGATTTATTTAAAACAGTTGAATATTTAGTAAAAGCTTGTAATTTAAACCATTCAAAAGCTTGTTATAATTTAGCAGTAAAATATAATAATGAAGATGGAGTTGAAAAAAATCCATTAAAAGCTGCAAATTTATACGAAAAGTCTTGTGATTTAGGTTATTCAAATGCTTGTTATAATTTAGGTGTTATGTATTTAAATGGTGAGTATTTTACAAAAAATCAAGATTTAGCTTCTTCATTATTTAAAAAAGCTTGTGATATGAATTTGGATATTGCTTGTGAAGCGTATAAAAATTTAAATAATTAA
- a CDS encoding NnrS family protein yields the protein MLLAWYKRFSSQPHQPFFTSGILFFLLFMILFIFSYSNILFLDKSVLTYHAYTLIFVVFIQFFLGFLFVVFPRFLMQAEILEKEYMQQFFIYFFSSFGIFLSLIFYSEITFLFQICLLIAQTLSFKLLYSIHKKSVIQVKDDTKWILIALFVGLISHFLFIVSNIDFKYSYFISKIAINSGFYIFLFMIVFTISQRMIPFFTTAKAPNYKINKSSKLLEIIFFLLILKVIILSFDNPKLNLISDIPFFIIVTKELIKWKLPILKVPAIMWVLYIGLYWIPIALFISIIESLMAFYDSSFYFEKAVIHTIALGYFVTLLIGFGTRVILGHSGTTPFANKFAIFIFIVIQFVTILRIFSSFSMNFAFDYQTFINLTAIVLVIILLLWSSKYVKILLKGK from the coding sequence ATGTTGTTAGCTTGGTATAAAAGGTTTTCTTCCCAACCACATCAGCCATTTTTTACAAGTGGTATTTTGTTTTTTTTACTTTTTATGATTTTATTTATTTTTTCATATTCAAATATTTTGTTTTTAGATAAATCTGTTTTAACTTATCATGCATATACTTTGATATTTGTAGTATTTATTCAGTTTTTTTTAGGATTTTTATTTGTTGTTTTTCCAAGATTTTTGATGCAAGCAGAGATTTTAGAAAAAGAGTATATGCAACAATTTTTTATTTATTTTTTCTCAAGTTTTGGAATATTTCTAAGTTTAATTTTTTATTCAGAAATCACTTTTTTATTTCAAATTTGTTTATTGATTGCTCAAACTCTAAGTTTTAAACTACTTTATTCTATTCATAAAAAAAGTGTAATTCAAGTAAAAGATGACACAAAGTGGATTTTAATAGCTTTATTTGTAGGGCTTATTTCACATTTTTTATTTATTGTTTCAAATATAGATTTTAAATATTCATATTTTATTTCAAAAATAGCAATAAATAGTGGATTTTATATCTTTTTATTTATGATAGTTTTTACTATCTCTCAAAGAATGATTCCATTTTTTACCACAGCAAAAGCACCAAATTATAAAATTAATAAAAGTTCAAAACTTCTTGAAATAATCTTTTTTTTATTGATTCTAAAAGTAATAATTTTATCTTTTGATAATCCTAAATTAAATCTAATAAGTGATATTCCTTTTTTCATAATAGTTACAAAAGAGCTTATAAAATGGAAGCTTCCAATATTAAAAGTTCCTGCTATTATGTGGGTTTTATATATTGGGCTTTATTGGATTCCTATTGCTTTATTTATATCAATTATTGAGAGTTTGATGGCTTTTTATGATTCTTCATTTTATTTTGAAAAAGCTGTGATTCATACTATTGCTTTAGGATATTTTGTTACACTACTAATAGGTTTTGGGACTAGGGTTATTTTAGGACATTCAGGAACGACTCCTTTTGCAAACAAATTTGCAATATTTATATTTATTGTAATTCAGTTTGTAACAATACTTAGAATTTTCTCATCTTTTAGTATGAATTTTGCTTTTGATTATCAAACTTTTATTAATTTAACAGCAATTGTTTTAGTAATAATTTTACTTTTATGGTCAAGTAAATATGTAAAAATTTTATTAAAAGGGAAATAG
- the msrP gene encoding protein-methionine-sulfoxide reductase catalytic subunit MsrP → MNIIKKKSWQINENLVTPKELFEKRRNFIKLGAAALVSTGSIMQLLANEKLPVQTLKYIKDENKNNLKLNSYEQITSHNNFYEFTTNQSAVKHMAHTLKTEDWRVKIDGLVENPMEINLDDLTKMFQLEERIYRFRCVEGWSMVVPWNGFSLSSLIKKVKPLSNAKYLKFETLVDSNSFPDQKSKMFAALDYPYVEGLRIDEAMNDLSFLAIGLYGENLPKQNGAPIRLVVPWKYGFKSIKSIVKISFLENEPLNTWQKMASNEYGFYANVNPNVDHPRWSQKKERVLGSFLKQNTLMFNGYENEVASLYAGMDLRKNF, encoded by the coding sequence ATGAATATCATTAAAAAAAAATCTTGGCAAATAAATGAAAATTTAGTAACACCAAAAGAGTTATTTGAAAAAAGAAGAAATTTTATAAAACTTGGTGCTGCTGCTCTTGTTTCAACTGGTTCAATAATGCAACTTTTAGCAAATGAGAAATTACCTGTACAAACTTTAAAATATATAAAAGATGAAAATAAAAATAATTTAAAATTAAATAGTTATGAACAAATAACTTCTCACAATAATTTCTATGAATTTACAACAAATCAAAGTGCTGTAAAACATATGGCTCATACTTTAAAAACTGAAGATTGGAGAGTGAAAATTGATGGTTTAGTTGAAAATCCTATGGAGATTAATTTAGATGATTTAACAAAAATGTTTCAATTAGAAGAGAGAATTTATAGATTTAGATGTGTTGAAGGTTGGTCTATGGTTGTTCCTTGGAATGGATTTTCTCTTTCTAGTTTAATAAAAAAAGTAAAACCACTTTCAAATGCAAAATATTTAAAGTTTGAAACTTTGGTTGACTCAAATTCTTTTCCTGACCAAAAAAGTAAAATGTTTGCAGCTTTGGATTATCCTTATGTTGAAGGTTTAAGAATAGATGAAGCTATGAATGATTTATCATTTTTAGCTATTGGATTATATGGTGAAAATTTACCAAAGCAAAACGGTGCTCCAATTAGATTAGTAGTTCCATGGAAATATGGTTTTAAATCTATAAAATCAATAGTAAAAATATCATTTTTGGAAAATGAACCTTTAAATACATGGCAAAAAATGGCTTCAAATGAATATGGATTTTATGCAAATGTAAATCCAAATGTTGACCATCCAAGATGGTCTCAAAAAAAAGAGAGAGTTTTAGGAAGTTTCTTAAAGCAAAACACTTTGATGTTTAATGGTTATGAAAATGAAGTAGCATCTTTATATGCTGGTATGGATTTAAGAAAGAATTTTTAA
- a CDS encoding CvfB family protein has product MNKKQINEHIYVGELNTLVVNRVSEPGIYLISGDETEVLLPNAYVNKSMEIGSSLDVFIYTDSEDRLVSTTLKPYVYLYEFGFLEVVDNMKFGSFVDIGLPKHILVPKNKQKGTFEVGKRKVLQLLLDEKTNRLIASEKFELLKEIKDLEKNTEVEIILYSKTPLGYKVIVNNSYEGMIYHTEIFENLKIGDKRRAYIKQIRADNKLDISLQKIGVKPSGDKVFDILVQSGGKLDFTYKSEADEIKEKFGLSKKAFKASLTKLIAEDKIILEESCIRVK; this is encoded by the coding sequence ATGAATAAAAAACAAATAAACGAACACATTTATGTGGGAGAGTTAAATACTCTTGTAGTAAATAGAGTTAGTGAACCTGGAATCTACTTAATAAGTGGTGATGAAACGGAAGTATTATTACCAAATGCTTATGTAAATAAATCTATGGAAATAGGAAGTTCTTTAGATGTATTTATTTACACAGATAGTGAAGATAGACTTGTTTCAACTACACTAAAACCTTATGTATATTTATATGAATTTGGATTTTTAGAAGTAGTTGATAATATGAAGTTTGGCTCTTTTGTAGATATTGGATTACCAAAACATATTTTAGTTCCAAAAAATAAACAAAAGGGAACTTTTGAAGTAGGAAAAAGAAAAGTTTTACAACTTTTACTTGATGAAAAAACTAATAGATTGATAGCTTCTGAAAAATTTGAATTATTAAAAGAGATAAAAGATTTAGAGAAAAATACTGAGGTAGAAATAATTCTTTATTCAAAAACACCCCTTGGTTACAAAGTTATAGTAAATAATTCTTATGAGGGAATGATTTATCACACAGAAATTTTTGAAAATTTAAAAATAGGTGATAAACGAAGAGCTTATATAAAACAAATAAGAGCTGATAACAAACTTGATATCTCTTTACAAAAAATAGGTGTTAAGCCTTCAGGAGATAAAGTTTTTGATATATTAGTTCAAAGTGGTGGAAAGTTAGATTTTACTTATAAAAGTGAAGCTGATGAAATAAAAGAGAAATTTGGTTTAAGTAAAAAAGCTTTTAAAGCATCTTTAACAAAATTGATTGCTGAAGATAAAATAATCCTTGAAGAGAGTTGTATTAGAGTCAAATAG
- a CDS encoding MOSC domain-containing protein, which translates to MKKIGKVFSLLRYPVKSMQGENLKQTIITEKGLLGDRSYALIDIKSKKIISAKNPRKWPNIFKYSSSFLEEPTLNKIPNIEIKLPDKSVLSSSQNDINEILSKNFNSDIRLSSNVPNDAKLEGLFDDSILDVIMPEGTFFDIGIIHLLTTSTISKLEELYKEGDFNINRFRPNIIIQLDSKEKDFVENNWVGKKIYIGEEVILKIKQSTSRCVMTTLEQENLPKDINILKTIKKSNDGKVGIYADVIKTGIIKLNDSILVEE; encoded by the coding sequence ATGAAAAAAATAGGTAAAGTTTTTTCTTTGTTAAGATATCCAGTTAAATCTATGCAAGGAGAAAATTTAAAACAAACTATAATCACTGAAAAAGGTTTATTAGGTGATCGCTCTTATGCATTAATTGATATAAAAAGTAAAAAAATAATAAGTGCTAAAAATCCTAGAAAATGGCCAAATATTTTTAAATATAGTTCAAGTTTTTTAGAAGAACCAACACTTAATAAAATTCCAAATATAGAGATTAAATTACCTGATAAATCAGTATTGTCAAGTTCCCAAAATGATATTAATGAAATATTATCTAAAAACTTTAATTCAGATATTAGACTATCCTCAAATGTTCCAAATGATGCAAAACTAGAAGGTTTATTTGATGATTCTATACTTGATGTTATTATGCCTGAAGGTACATTTTTTGATATTGGAATAATACATTTATTAACAACTTCAACTATATCTAAACTAGAAGAATTATATAAAGAAGGAGATTTTAATATTAATAGATTTAGACCAAATATTATTATTCAATTAGATTCAAAAGAAAAAGATTTTGTTGAAAATAACTGGGTAGGTAAAAAAATATATATAGGAGAAGAGGTTATTTTAAAAATAAAACAGTCAACAAGTAGATGTGTGATGACTACATTAGAACAAGAAAATTTACCAAAAGATATAAATATATTAAAAACCATTAAAAAAAGTAATGATGGAAAAGTAGGAATTTATGCAGATGTTATTAAAACAGGAATAATAAAATTAAACGATTCTATTTTGGTAGAAGAATAA
- a CDS encoding efflux RND transporter periplasmic adaptor subunit has translation MSCKNLLKLPIVLILLLVFWGCEKKEEKELETKEIEKVEVEVNKIVKKAYPIWVDFSGKTEAFKNVEVTSRVSGELKEIYFKAGDEVKKDQLLFKIDDSQYKAILEQKIAGLQKDEASLNLAISNVNRYKPLVKDGLAPREKLDELIATQKQLQAVVNASKASIKQATLDVEYTQIKATIDGKIGQNLLDVGNLVNATSTVLTKIVDSKKLYVNFNPSANEVSLIKKYKSQDNPTVKIKLENNDSIELKGNIDFIDNTTNQSTGTVLMRAIIENEDNIIFPGTFVEIKLFITDEIPVIAVHPNTLGQNQLGTFVYVVNAENKLEIRQVEIQYSNEDIAIIKSGLNEGDDVVVSDITKLGNGIAVNSTVVENKIKN, from the coding sequence ATGTCTTGTAAAAATTTATTAAAACTGCCAATAGTTTTGATTTTACTGCTTGTTTTTTGGGGATGTGAAAAAAAAGAAGAAAAAGAACTTGAAACTAAAGAGATAGAAAAAGTTGAAGTTGAAGTAAATAAAATAGTAAAAAAGGCATATCCTATTTGGGTTGATTTTTCAGGGAAAACTGAAGCTTTTAAAAATGTAGAAGTTACTTCAAGAGTTAGTGGAGAATTAAAAGAGATATATTTTAAAGCAGGAGATGAGGTAAAAAAAGATCAACTTTTGTTTAAAATAGATGATAGTCAATATAAAGCAATTTTAGAGCAAAAAATAGCTGGATTGCAAAAAGATGAAGCAAGTTTAAATCTTGCTATTTCAAATGTAAATAGATATAAACCTTTAGTAAAAGATGGTTTAGCTCCAAGAGAAAAATTAGATGAATTAATCGCCACTCAAAAACAGCTTCAAGCTGTAGTAAATGCAAGTAAAGCAAGTATAAAACAAGCTACTTTAGATGTTGAATATACACAAATTAAAGCAACAATTGATGGAAAAATTGGACAAAATCTTTTAGATGTTGGTAATTTAGTAAATGCAACTTCAACTGTTCTTACAAAAATTGTAGATTCTAAAAAATTATATGTTAATTTTAATCCAAGTGCTAATGAAGTATCTTTGATTAAAAAATATAAATCACAAGATAATCCAACAGTAAAAATAAAACTTGAAAATAATGACTCAATAGAATTAAAAGGAAATATTGATTTTATTGATAATACTACAAATCAATCAACAGGTACAGTTTTAATGAGAGCAATAATTGAAAATGAAGATAATATTATTTTCCCTGGAACTTTTGTTGAAATAAAACTATTTATAACAGATGAAATCCCAGTTATTGCCGTTCATCCAAATACTTTAGGACAAAACCAACTAGGAACTTTTGTTTATGTTGTTAATGCAGAAAATAAATTGGAAATAAGACAAGTAGAAATTCAATATAGTAATGAAGATATTGCAATAATAAAAAGTGGTTTAAATGAAGGTGATGATGTAGTTGTAAGTGATATTACAAAACTTGGAAATGGAATAGCAGTTAATTCTACTGTTGTAGAAAATAAAATTAAAAATTAG
- the prx-suh gene encoding thiol peroxidase Prx-SUH — protein sequence MATTKLKGNEVTLSGTDVNVGDIAPVVTVVAGDLSDVQIGGQNGKAQIVVVVPSLDTAVCAAETRKFNEEAAKVDNAEVIVVSMDLPFAMKRFCTTEGIENLKVGSDFRAKAFAKSYGVLISSGALAGVACRAVFVINASGKITYKEICPEITEEPNYEAALNAAKDATSTSCCGTCH from the coding sequence ATGGCAACAACAAAATTAAAAGGTAATGAAGTTACTTTAAGTGGTACAGATGTAAATGTAGGAGATATTGCTCCTGTTGTAACAGTAGTAGCTGGTGATTTATCAGATGTTCAAATTGGTGGACAAAATGGAAAAGCTCAAATCGTAGTAGTAGTTCCTTCTTTAGATACAGCTGTTTGTGCGGCTGAAACTAGAAAATTCAATGAAGAAGCTGCAAAAGTTGATAATGCTGAAGTAATCGTAGTTTCTATGGATTTACCATTTGCAATGAAAAGATTTTGTACAACTGAAGGAATCGAAAACTTAAAAGTTGGCTCTGATTTTAGAGCAAAAGCTTTCGCAAAATCTTATGGTGTTTTAATTTCAAGTGGAGCATTAGCAGGTGTTGCTTGTAGAGCTGTATTTGTTATTAATGCTTCTGGAAAAATTACTTATAAAGAAATTTGCCCTGAAATTACAGAAGAGCCAAATTATGAAGCAGCATTAAATGCAGCAAAAGATGCAACTTCAACTTCTTGTTGTGGAACTTGTCATTAA
- a CDS encoding AraC family transcriptional regulator produces MNKKNILNKNKSFSFIKIDIESKKDFFTFNPQQHELYEIVYITKNQLKYKIDFQEFVLEKNTISLVKPWQIHQLLKDGFLEDCEGYIFHFSKEFLPPNSIINELFEENSLPVIKIPHSISENLINLILMIEKEEDIHNRISSHLFCSILEYILKFKEPDANLYYKNERIYSLIKLIDDNYKTEKNTQFYANYFGITTKRLNELTKQYLNKTLLSLIIDRNIIEIKRQLSYSNLSIKEISEKMGFNSTSHFSKFFKKYSNYTPSEFKALKTKF; encoded by the coding sequence ATGAATAAAAAAAATATTTTAAATAAAAATAAATCTTTTAGTTTTATAAAAATAGATATAGAAAGTAAAAAAGATTTTTTTACTTTTAATCCTCAACAGCACGAATTGTATGAAATCGTATATATAACTAAAAATCAACTAAAATATAAAATTGATTTTCAAGAATTTGTATTAGAAAAAAATACTATATCTTTAGTAAAACCTTGGCAAATACATCAGTTACTAAAAGATGGTTTTTTAGAAGATTGTGAAGGATATATTTTTCATTTTTCGAAAGAATTTTTACCTCCAAATAGCATTATAAATGAATTATTTGAAGAAAACTCATTACCTGTTATTAAAATTCCTCATTCTATTTCAGAAAACTTAATTAATTTAATTTTAATGATAGAGAAAGAAGAAGATATACATAACAGAATTTCTTCTCATCTTTTTTGTTCAATTTTAGAATATATTTTAAAATTTAAAGAACCAGATGCAAACTTGTATTATAAAAATGAACGAATTTATAGTTTAATAAAATTAATCGATGATAATTATAAAACTGAAAAGAATACACAATTTTATGCAAATTATTTTGGAATAACAACTAAAAGATTAAATGAATTAACAAAACAATACTTAAATAAAACTCTTTTATCTTTGATTATTGACAGAAATATTATTGAGATTAAAAGACAATTATCATATTCAAATTTATCTATAAAAGAGATATCTGAAAAAATGGGGTTTAATAGCACTTCACATTTTTCAAAATTTTTTAAAAAATACTCAAACTATACACCTTCGGAATTTAAAGCCTTAAAAACAAAATTCTAA